A genomic segment from Lasioglossum baleicum chromosome 5, iyLasBale1, whole genome shotgun sequence encodes:
- the LOC143208842 gene encoding macro domain-containing protein PG1779 isoform X2: MIRTRIFDRFSIATILGLAVQNSLLGRNLATTPGTEESMSFEAEKQKFLTMPSQEKRKYYKGTVKTLDQIPTLLDYFDENKERLIDKDKVRKVEEIAKKVSIWSGDITSLEIDAIVNAANSSLLGGGGVDGAIHRAAGPNLKRECATLKGCKVGEAKITGGYMLPAKYVIHTVGPQGSGKDKLTACYQNSLALASENGLRSIAFPCISTGIYGFPQGPAAEIAMSTVKEFLEKKSDALDRVIFCVFLKSDWDLYEDLATMYLSDE; this comes from the exons ATGATACGA acAAGGATATTCGATCGATTTTCAATTGCTACGATATTAGGACTGGCAGTCCAAAATTCATTGCTAGGAAGAAACCTTGCCACAACCCCTGGCACCGAGGAAAGCATGTCGTTCGAAGCTGAAAAGC AGAAATTCTTGACGATGCCGTcgcaagaaaaaagaaaatattacaaAGGAACTGTCAAAACATTGGATCAGATTCCGACGTTGTTGGACTACTTCGACGAAAACAAAGAGAGGCTCATTGACAAAGACAAGGTCAGAAAGGTCGAAGAAATAGCGAAAAAGGTGTCAATATGGAGCGGTGACATCACTTCTTTAGAGATCGATGCTATCGTGAATGCAGCGAATTCAAGTCTCCTCGGCGGTGGTGGGG TTGATGGAGCTATTCACAGAGCCGCAGGACCAAATTTGAAGCGCGAGTGCGCCACATTGAAAGGATGTAAAGTAGGAGAAGCTAAAATAACTGGGGGTTATATGTTGCCTGCTAAAT ACGTCATTCACACGGTTGGTCCACAAGGATCCGGTAAAGACAAGTTGACAGCGTGTTACCAAAACAGCTTGGCCCTAGCGAGCGAGAATGGATTGCGTTCGATAGCTTTCCCTTGCATATCGACAGGAATATATGGGTTTCCTCAAGGACCAGCTGCAGAGATAGCTATGAGTACCGTCAAGGAGTTCTTGGAAAAGAAAAGCGACGCG TTGGACAGGGTTATATTCTGTGTGTTCTTGAAGAGTGATTGGGACCTGTACGAGGACTTGGCAACGATGTATTTGTCGGACGAATAG
- the LOC143208842 gene encoding macro domain-containing protein PG1779 isoform X1, with amino-acid sequence MLALRTRIFDRFSIATILGLAVQNSLLGRNLATTPGTEESMSFEAEKQKFLTMPSQEKRKYYKGTVKTLDQIPTLLDYFDENKERLIDKDKVRKVEEIAKKVSIWSGDITSLEIDAIVNAANSSLLGGGGVDGAIHRAAGPNLKRECATLKGCKVGEAKITGGYMLPAKYVIHTVGPQGSGKDKLTACYQNSLALASENGLRSIAFPCISTGIYGFPQGPAAEIAMSTVKEFLEKKSDALDRVIFCVFLKSDWDLYEDLATMYLSDE; translated from the exons ATGTTGGCTCTTCGA acAAGGATATTCGATCGATTTTCAATTGCTACGATATTAGGACTGGCAGTCCAAAATTCATTGCTAGGAAGAAACCTTGCCACAACCCCTGGCACCGAGGAAAGCATGTCGTTCGAAGCTGAAAAGC AGAAATTCTTGACGATGCCGTcgcaagaaaaaagaaaatattacaaAGGAACTGTCAAAACATTGGATCAGATTCCGACGTTGTTGGACTACTTCGACGAAAACAAAGAGAGGCTCATTGACAAAGACAAGGTCAGAAAGGTCGAAGAAATAGCGAAAAAGGTGTCAATATGGAGCGGTGACATCACTTCTTTAGAGATCGATGCTATCGTGAATGCAGCGAATTCAAGTCTCCTCGGCGGTGGTGGGG TTGATGGAGCTATTCACAGAGCCGCAGGACCAAATTTGAAGCGCGAGTGCGCCACATTGAAAGGATGTAAAGTAGGAGAAGCTAAAATAACTGGGGGTTATATGTTGCCTGCTAAAT ACGTCATTCACACGGTTGGTCCACAAGGATCCGGTAAAGACAAGTTGACAGCGTGTTACCAAAACAGCTTGGCCCTAGCGAGCGAGAATGGATTGCGTTCGATAGCTTTCCCTTGCATATCGACAGGAATATATGGGTTTCCTCAAGGACCAGCTGCAGAGATAGCTATGAGTACCGTCAAGGAGTTCTTGGAAAAGAAAAGCGACGCG TTGGACAGGGTTATATTCTGTGTGTTCTTGAAGAGTGATTGGGACCTGTACGAGGACTTGGCAACGATGTATTTGTCGGACGAATAG
- the LOC143208841 gene encoding lysosome-associated membrane glycoprotein 5 isoform X2: MARRVDYTKAIFILWCVSTSAISVPSPSPLPQNFDDQLYTTRRAPKLIISLPASKARQASLTSTTTMLMETTTTTHRSFSTEKPLYRLDRSNGQACILLQVDALISVKYRTSLGEDQVADIYVPNEATVTGNCNNENTVTMSLKWKAFVLLWSFAKTPGGERWYVEKIELTYNSSDRHFEHIDQPNKTIRVNTGQKHSAMLFPTPVGKSYSCPGETTVTLTDGKHQASVLLRDMKLQPFKFKNNEFASEFSCTALSARGFRDETAPVAVGSTLAAAVLLTITGYAGYRYFKVKKVKYDTME; encoded by the exons ATGGCGCGTCGCGTGGATTACACCAAGGCCATCTTCATACTAT GGTGTGTCTCGACTTCGGCGATCAGCGTACCAAGCCCTTCGCCGCTGCCGCAAAACTTCGACGACCAACTGTACACGACACGCAGGGCGCCGAAATTGATAATCAGCTTGCCCGCCTCGAAGGCCAGACAGGCTTCG ctgacaagcacgaccacgatgcTCATGgagacgacaacgacaactcatAGATCATTCTCGACGGAAAAGCCACTGTACCGTTTGGACCGTAGCAACGGTCAGGCCTGCATTCTTTTGCAGGTGGATGCTCTGATCTCCGTGAAATATCGCACGAGCCTTGGGGAAGATCAA GTGGCGGACATTTACGTTCCGAATGAGGCTACAGTGACCGGCAACTGTAACAATGAGAACACGGTCACGATGTCCTTAAAGTGGAAGGCGTTCGTCCTTTTGTGGAGCTTTGCCAAG ACTCCTGGTGGAGAACGGTGGTACGTCGAGAAGATCGAGCTGACCTACAACTCCAGCGACCGACACTTCGAGCACATCGATCAGCCAA ACAAGACGATTCGAGTGAACACCGGCCAGAAGCACAGCGCCATGCTGTTCCCGACACCGGTTGGCAAGTCGTATTCCTGCCCCGGGGAGACGACCGTTACCCTGACCGATGGCAAGCACCAAGCCAGCGTTCTTCTCAG AGACATGAAGCTGCAACCGTTCAAGTTCAAGAACAACGAGTTCGCGTCCGAGTTTTCCTGCACGGCGCTGAGCGCGCGCGGATTCCGCGACGAAACCGCACCGGTCGCTGTCGGCTCGACATTGGCAGCCGCTGTCCTACTCACTATCACCGGTTACGCAGGCTACCGCTACTTCAAGGTGAAAAAGGTCAAATACGACACCATGGAGTAA
- the LOC143208841 gene encoding lysosome-associated membrane glycoprotein 5 isoform X1 has protein sequence MARRVDYTKAIFILWCVSTSAISVPSPSPLPQNFDDQLYTTRRAPKLIISLPASKARQASSPDINDNDILKFELTSTTTMLMETTTTTHRSFSTEKPLYRLDRSNGQACILLQVDALISVKYRTSLGEDQVADIYVPNEATVTGNCNNENTVTMSLKWKAFVLLWSFAKTPGGERWYVEKIELTYNSSDRHFEHIDQPNKTIRVNTGQKHSAMLFPTPVGKSYSCPGETTVTLTDGKHQASVLLRDMKLQPFKFKNNEFASEFSCTALSARGFRDETAPVAVGSTLAAAVLLTITGYAGYRYFKVKKVKYDTME, from the exons ATGGCGCGTCGCGTGGATTACACCAAGGCCATCTTCATACTAT GGTGTGTCTCGACTTCGGCGATCAGCGTACCAAGCCCTTCGCCGCTGCCGCAAAACTTCGACGACCAACTGTACACGACACGCAGGGCGCCGAAATTGATAATCAGCTTGCCCGCCTCGAAGGCCAGACAGGCTTCG AGCCCAGATATTAACGacaacgatattttgaaatttgagctgacaagcacgaccacgatgcTCATGgagacgacaacgacaactcatAGATCATTCTCGACGGAAAAGCCACTGTACCGTTTGGACCGTAGCAACGGTCAGGCCTGCATTCTTTTGCAGGTGGATGCTCTGATCTCCGTGAAATATCGCACGAGCCTTGGGGAAGATCAA GTGGCGGACATTTACGTTCCGAATGAGGCTACAGTGACCGGCAACTGTAACAATGAGAACACGGTCACGATGTCCTTAAAGTGGAAGGCGTTCGTCCTTTTGTGGAGCTTTGCCAAG ACTCCTGGTGGAGAACGGTGGTACGTCGAGAAGATCGAGCTGACCTACAACTCCAGCGACCGACACTTCGAGCACATCGATCAGCCAA ACAAGACGATTCGAGTGAACACCGGCCAGAAGCACAGCGCCATGCTGTTCCCGACACCGGTTGGCAAGTCGTATTCCTGCCCCGGGGAGACGACCGTTACCCTGACCGATGGCAAGCACCAAGCCAGCGTTCTTCTCAG AGACATGAAGCTGCAACCGTTCAAGTTCAAGAACAACGAGTTCGCGTCCGAGTTTTCCTGCACGGCGCTGAGCGCGCGCGGATTCCGCGACGAAACCGCACCGGTCGCTGTCGGCTCGACATTGGCAGCCGCTGTCCTACTCACTATCACCGGTTACGCAGGCTACCGCTACTTCAAGGTGAAAAAGGTCAAATACGACACCATGGAGTAA